One stretch of Pandoraea oxalativorans DNA includes these proteins:
- a CDS encoding 4Fe-4S binding protein yields the protein MIEIVNETRCTACNICVRACPTNVFEAVAGGIPRIARQDDCQTCFMCELYCPEDALFVAPQADRPANVANADDARVLRDATWGSYRDALGWGPGRRATASLDASYVLLTKAH from the coding sequence ATGATCGAGATCGTGAACGAAACGCGTTGCACCGCCTGCAACATCTGCGTGCGCGCCTGCCCAACCAACGTTTTCGAAGCCGTCGCGGGGGGTATCCCCCGGATTGCAAGGCAGGACGATTGCCAGACCTGCTTCATGTGCGAACTGTATTGCCCCGAAGACGCCCTGTTCGTGGCCCCACAGGCAGACCGTCCCGCCAACGTCGCAAATGCCGACGACGCGCGCGTGCTGCGCGACGCCACTTGGGGCAGCTATCGCGACGCGCTCGGCTGGGGACCGGGACGTCGCGCCACGGCGTCGCTCGACGCCAGTTATGTTTTGTTGACGAAGGCACATTGA
- the guaB gene encoding IMP dehydrogenase — protein MRLIQKALTFDDVLLVPAYSAVLPRDTSLKTKLTRNITLNMPLLSAAMDTVTEARLAIAMAQQGGIGIIHKNLKPAEQAREVSKVKRFESGVLRDPITIPPHMKVRDVIALSRQHGISGFPVVEGAQLIGIVTNRDLRFESRLDEPVRVIMTPKEKLITVREGASPADAERLMHDHRLERVLVVNDAFELRGLMTVKDITKATEYPLASKDEHGKLRVGAAVGVGADNEERVELLVAAGVDVIVVDTAHGHSQGVLDRVQWVKKHFPQIEVVGGNIATASAALALVEHGADAVKVGIGPGSICTTRIVAGVGVPQITAIANVAEALKDTGVPLIADGGIRYSGDVAKALAAGAHTVMMGSMFSGTEEAPGEVFLYQGRSYKSYRGMGSVGAMKDGAADRYFQDPANNADKLVPEGIEGRVAYKGSVNAILHQLTGGIRSSMGYLGCPSIKDLHEKAEFVEITAAGMRESHVHDVQIMKEAPNYHVE, from the coding sequence ATGCGTCTGATCCAAAAAGCACTCACATTCGATGACGTGCTCCTCGTCCCGGCCTACTCTGCCGTTCTCCCGCGCGACACCAGCCTGAAAACCAAGCTCACGCGCAACATTACCCTGAACATGCCTTTGCTGTCGGCCGCCATGGATACGGTGACCGAAGCACGTCTGGCCATTGCCATGGCGCAACAGGGCGGTATCGGCATCATCCACAAGAATCTGAAGCCGGCTGAGCAGGCGCGGGAAGTCTCGAAGGTCAAGCGTTTTGAGTCGGGCGTTCTGCGTGACCCGATCACGATTCCGCCGCACATGAAGGTGCGCGATGTGATCGCGCTGTCGCGCCAGCATGGCATTTCCGGTTTCCCGGTCGTCGAGGGCGCGCAGCTCATCGGTATCGTGACCAACCGCGACCTGCGTTTCGAAAGCCGCCTGGACGAGCCGGTGCGCGTGATCATGACGCCGAAGGAAAAGCTCATCACGGTGCGTGAAGGCGCTTCTCCGGCCGACGCCGAGCGTCTGATGCACGATCACCGCCTCGAGCGCGTGCTGGTCGTCAACGACGCGTTCGAACTGCGCGGCCTGATGACGGTCAAGGACATTACGAAGGCGACGGAATACCCGCTGGCAAGCAAGGACGAACACGGCAAGCTGCGTGTCGGCGCTGCCGTTGGTGTGGGTGCGGATAATGAAGAGCGCGTCGAGTTGCTGGTCGCGGCTGGCGTCGACGTGATCGTGGTCGATACTGCGCACGGTCACAGCCAGGGTGTGCTGGACCGCGTGCAGTGGGTCAAGAAGCACTTCCCGCAGATTGAAGTCGTTGGCGGCAACATTGCGACGGCAAGCGCCGCGCTGGCGCTGGTCGAACACGGCGCAGACGCCGTCAAGGTCGGTATCGGCCCGGGCTCGATCTGCACGACGCGTATCGTTGCAGGCGTGGGTGTTCCGCAGATCACGGCGATCGCGAATGTGGCCGAGGCACTGAAGGACACGGGCGTTCCGCTGATCGCCGACGGTGGTATCCGTTACTCGGGTGACGTGGCCAAGGCGCTTGCCGCCGGTGCGCACACCGTGATGATGGGCAGCATGTTCTCCGGCACGGAAGAAGCGCCGGGCGAAGTGTTCCTGTATCAGGGCCGTTCGTACAAGAGCTATCGCGGCATGGGTTCGGTGGGCGCGATGAAGGACGGCGCAGCAGACCGTTACTTCCAGGACCCGGCCAACAACGCCGACAAGCTCGTGCCGGAAGGCATCGAAGGCCGCGTAGCGTATAAGGGTAGTGTGAACGCGATCCTGCACCAATTGACCGGCGGTATCCGCTCGTCGATGGGTTATCTGGGTTGCCCGTCGATCAAGGACTTGCACGAGAAGGCAGAGTTTGTCGAAATCACGGCCGCCGGCATGCGCGAATCGCACGTGCACGACGTCCAGATCATGAAGGAAGCCCCCAACTACCACGTGGAGTAA
- a CDS encoding FAD-dependent oxidoreductase yields MTKRKVNDVFVGKRHDVDVLVIGGGPAGTWAAISAAARGARVVLADKGYCGTSGATAPSGTAVWYVPDDGETRERAKASRFEMGGRLAENEWMDRVLDQTWANVQQLADWGYPFPVDEFGESQRTSVQGPDYMRLMRKRVKESGARILDHSPALELLVDDDGAVAGATGVNRQTGETWLVQANAVVIATGGCAFLSRALGCNVLTGDGQLMAAEVGAELSGMEFSNAYGLGPAFASVTKSMFYKWATFYDEAGQKIEGAGSARGRGVIARELCTGKVFGCLDQADEQIRAWMRTAQPNFFLPFDRLGIDPFTQHFPVTLRLEGTVRGTGGLNVAGHDCATSVTGLYAAGDAATRELICGGFTGGGSHNAAWAMSSGFWAGAGAATFAAGNRRAPGASRYHTGGVALQETSGAGDIDSAQVIRAVQDEVFPFERNWWRSADLLDDSLGRLDALWKRLRTSAPVRNAQDAVRAREAAAMLATARWMYRSAQQRTETRGMHRRVEYTVTDDAQHHRLLSGGLDEIWVRKHPVNLRAVHSVSLQGALA; encoded by the coding sequence ATGACAAAACGCAAAGTGAACGACGTCTTCGTCGGCAAGCGGCACGATGTCGATGTGCTTGTGATCGGCGGTGGCCCCGCAGGCACATGGGCCGCCATCAGCGCGGCCGCCAGAGGTGCCCGGGTGGTGCTGGCCGACAAGGGGTATTGCGGCACGTCCGGGGCGACCGCGCCATCCGGTACCGCGGTCTGGTACGTTCCCGACGACGGCGAAACGCGCGAACGTGCTAAGGCGAGCCGCTTCGAGATGGGGGGACGACTGGCCGAAAACGAATGGATGGACCGGGTGCTCGACCAGACGTGGGCCAACGTCCAGCAACTGGCCGACTGGGGTTACCCGTTTCCCGTGGACGAGTTCGGCGAATCGCAACGCACATCCGTGCAGGGACCGGACTACATGCGCCTCATGCGCAAGCGCGTGAAGGAAAGCGGTGCGCGCATTCTTGATCACAGCCCGGCGCTCGAACTATTGGTGGACGATGACGGTGCGGTCGCGGGCGCGACCGGCGTCAACCGTCAGACCGGCGAGACATGGCTCGTGCAAGCCAACGCCGTCGTGATTGCCACGGGCGGATGCGCTTTCCTGAGTCGCGCACTCGGTTGCAATGTGCTTACCGGCGATGGTCAGTTGATGGCAGCCGAAGTGGGGGCCGAACTGTCCGGGATGGAATTCTCGAATGCCTACGGTCTCGGCCCCGCCTTCGCCTCCGTCACCAAGTCGATGTTCTACAAATGGGCGACGTTCTACGACGAAGCCGGCCAGAAGATCGAAGGTGCTGGCTCGGCACGCGGACGCGGCGTCATCGCCCGCGAGTTGTGCACGGGCAAGGTGTTCGGCTGTCTCGATCAGGCCGATGAACAAATTCGCGCATGGATGCGCACGGCGCAACCGAACTTCTTTCTGCCGTTCGACCGGCTTGGCATCGACCCCTTCACCCAGCATTTCCCCGTGACCTTGCGCCTGGAAGGCACCGTGCGAGGCACTGGCGGCCTGAACGTCGCGGGACATGACTGTGCCACCTCGGTCACAGGCCTCTATGCGGCAGGAGACGCCGCCACGCGCGAGTTGATCTGCGGCGGCTTCACCGGCGGCGGCAGCCACAACGCCGCATGGGCCATGTCTTCGGGATTCTGGGCGGGCGCGGGTGCAGCCACGTTCGCGGCAGGTAATCGACGTGCGCCTGGCGCGTCGCGGTATCACACGGGCGGCGTGGCGTTGCAGGAAACGTCCGGGGCGGGCGACATCGATAGCGCGCAGGTGATTCGGGCCGTACAGGACGAGGTCTTCCCATTCGAGCGCAACTGGTGGCGCAGTGCCGATCTTCTGGACGATTCACTCGGGCGGCTGGATGCGCTGTGGAAACGTTTGCGTACCAGCGCCCCAGTGCGCAACGCGCAGGACGCCGTGCGTGCGCGCGAAGCCGCCGCGATGCTCGCCACGGCGCGGTGGATGTACCGCAGCGCGCAGCAACGCACGGAGACGCGCGGCATGCATCGGCGCGTGGAATACACCGTTACCGACGACGCGCAGCACCACCGCCTGCTAAGCGGCGGACTCGACGAGATCTGGGTGCGCAAACATCCGGTCAACCTTCGTGCGGTGCATAGCGTCAGCCTGCAAGGAGCGCTCGCATGA
- a CDS encoding ABC transporter substrate-binding protein yields the protein MTKDTRLNVSRTRRTLLKSAAAGGLLLAGNGVRAASGNGKTLRFGVIGPARAPAAPTGYALDRGYLLRELAPLGFNNVRFDMFSNGPDLNEAFFSGTLDVGIYGDTPAVVARSQGLKARLIGFEEIGLAAWLLTPRGGAANVKALEGKTVGVPLGSYIHRYLLGVLNGAGLTGRVRVVHMLGRDAGAALEHGSIGAYAAQSDLGPTLAALGYPVIDKANQHPELLGSSVIVSSNDLLSRAPELPAAWNRARRAALADIDRDPAAYFDFHQRTSGIPIETIKISHPIANYPVEAFPPSGIQLLDGVKRFLLGGRLIRNDFALQQWQT from the coding sequence ATGACGAAAGACACTCGACTCAACGTTTCGCGCACCCGCCGCACGCTACTGAAAAGCGCGGCGGCCGGCGGACTCCTACTTGCCGGCAACGGCGTTCGGGCGGCAAGCGGCAACGGCAAGACGCTGCGCTTCGGCGTGATCGGCCCGGCACGCGCCCCGGCGGCACCGACCGGCTATGCGCTCGATCGCGGCTATCTGCTGCGCGAGTTGGCGCCCCTTGGCTTTAACAACGTCCGCTTCGATATGTTCTCGAACGGCCCCGACCTGAATGAAGCCTTTTTCTCGGGAACGCTCGACGTCGGCATCTATGGCGACACCCCCGCCGTAGTCGCCCGCTCGCAGGGCCTCAAAGCACGATTGATCGGGTTCGAAGAAATCGGCCTCGCGGCCTGGTTGCTGACGCCCCGCGGCGGTGCGGCCAATGTTAAGGCTCTGGAGGGCAAGACCGTCGGCGTGCCGCTCGGTTCGTACATCCATCGCTATCTGCTCGGCGTGCTCAACGGTGCAGGACTCACGGGCCGGGTGCGCGTGGTTCACATGCTCGGCCGCGATGCGGGCGCAGCGCTCGAGCATGGGTCCATCGGCGCTTACGCCGCTCAATCGGACCTCGGGCCAACGCTCGCAGCGCTCGGCTATCCCGTCATCGACAAAGCCAACCAACATCCCGAACTGCTTGGATCGTCGGTCATCGTGTCCTCGAACGACTTGCTGAGCCGCGCACCGGAGTTGCCTGCGGCGTGGAACCGGGCGCGACGCGCCGCGCTGGCCGATATCGACCGGGACCCTGCGGCCTACTTCGATTTCCACCAGCGCACGAGCGGGATTCCGATCGAGACGATCAAAATCTCGCACCCCATCGCCAACTATCCGGTCGAAGCATTTCCCCCGTCGGGGATCCAGCTCCTCGACGGCGTCAAACGCTTTTTGCTCGGTGGTCGCCTGATTCGCAACGACTTCGCCCTGCAACAATGGCAGACCTGA
- a CDS encoding Crp/Fnr family transcriptional regulator, with protein MQQTSAHPRVPLATSASAPDVGFSQSNAGQDIAAQAASHLPLRSNGRDLTVRQREIIWTAFRNNLGLRTWSDDVLGALIRAGHLQTYPDGALIYAAGDPCPDIHVILSGVLEWEWTSPDGGRAVEDFIPPGEVANFIAVLTGETSVHHQRARGLTRLFHIPAQALHIQFERDATLMASLLRLIAARARGLHDRLGRHSLMPFRSRLAYQLLALARRYGVPDAHGVTLSLRLSQEDLAALLMASRQYLNREFRWFLDRQLVRVGYGRVTLLDVEALRRISEGGEVAP; from the coding sequence ATGCAGCAAACTTCCGCGCATCCTCGCGTGCCGTTGGCGACGTCAGCGTCGGCACCTGACGTCGGTTTCAGCCAGTCCAATGCCGGGCAGGACATTGCGGCGCAGGCGGCCTCGCATTTGCCGTTGCGCTCGAACGGGCGGGATCTCACCGTCAGACAGCGCGAAATCATCTGGACGGCCTTTCGAAACAACCTGGGCCTGCGCACGTGGTCAGACGACGTGCTGGGCGCGCTGATTCGGGCCGGGCATTTACAGACCTATCCCGACGGCGCACTCATCTACGCGGCGGGTGATCCTTGCCCGGACATACACGTCATCCTTTCTGGCGTGCTCGAATGGGAGTGGACCAGTCCGGACGGCGGGCGCGCCGTCGAAGACTTCATTCCCCCGGGCGAAGTCGCGAACTTCATCGCTGTGCTCACTGGCGAAACCTCCGTTCACCATCAGCGCGCCCGAGGACTGACGCGGTTATTCCACATCCCCGCACAGGCGCTGCATATCCAGTTCGAACGCGACGCGACACTCATGGCATCGTTGCTGCGTCTGATTGCCGCCCGGGCGCGTGGCCTGCATGATCGGCTCGGACGTCACAGCCTCATGCCGTTTCGTTCCCGGCTCGCCTATCAGTTACTCGCACTCGCGCGTCGCTACGGTGTGCCCGACGCGCACGGCGTCACGCTGAGCCTGCGGCTCTCGCAGGAAGATCTGGCTGCCTTGCTCATGGCGTCGCGGCAATACCTGAACCGGGAGTTCCGCTGGTTCCTCGACCGACAACTCGTGCGTGTGGGCTACGGACGCGTGACGTTGCTGGACGTTGAAGCATTGCGGCGTATCAGCGAGGGCGGTGAGGTGGCGCCCTGA
- the guaA gene encoding glutamine-hydrolyzing GMP synthase, whose protein sequence is MHDKILILDFGSQVTQLIGRRVREAHVYCEIHPNDVTDEFIREFNPKAVILSGSHASTYEDQDLRAPQAVWDLGVPVLGICYGMFAMTVQLGGQVEASNHREFGYAEVRAHGHTPLLDGLEDFRTDDGHGMLKVWMSHGDKVTQLPEGFALMASTPSCPIAGMADVRRHYYAVQFHPEVTHTVKGRELLERFVLEIAGAKPDWIMRDHIEEAVKAIREQVGDEEVILGLSGGVDSSVAAALIHRAIGDQLTCVFVDHGLLRLNEGKMVMEMFRGRLHAKVVHVDATAQFMGHLTGVTDPEQKRKIIGREFVEVFQAEAKKLKNAKWLAQGTIYPDVIESGGAKTKKATTIKSHHNVGGLPETLGLKLLEPLRDLFKDEVRELGVALGLPHDMVYRHPFPGPGLGVRILGEVKQEYADLLRRADAIFIEELRNTVEPNSGKTWYELTSQAFAVFLPVKSVGVMGDGRTYEWVVALRAVQTQDFMTAHWAHLPHELLGKVSNRIINEVRGLNRVVYDISGKPPATIEWE, encoded by the coding sequence ATGCACGACAAAATCCTCATTCTTGACTTCGGCTCGCAAGTCACCCAGCTCATCGGACGCCGCGTTCGCGAAGCGCACGTCTACTGCGAGATTCACCCGAACGACGTCACGGACGAATTCATCCGCGAGTTCAATCCGAAGGCGGTCATTCTGTCGGGTAGCCACGCGAGCACCTATGAGGATCAGGATCTGCGTGCGCCGCAGGCTGTCTGGGATCTGGGCGTGCCGGTACTGGGCATCTGCTATGGCATGTTCGCGATGACGGTCCAGTTGGGCGGTCAGGTCGAAGCCAGCAACCATCGCGAATTCGGTTACGCCGAAGTGCGCGCCCATGGCCATACGCCGTTGCTCGACGGCCTTGAAGATTTCCGTACCGACGATGGTCACGGCATGCTCAAGGTGTGGATGAGCCACGGCGACAAGGTCACGCAACTGCCGGAAGGTTTTGCGCTGATGGCGTCCACGCCGAGCTGCCCGATCGCCGGGATGGCCGACGTCAGGCGTCATTACTACGCTGTGCAGTTCCACCCGGAAGTCACGCACACCGTGAAGGGCCGCGAACTGCTCGAGCGCTTCGTGCTGGAGATTGCAGGCGCGAAGCCGGACTGGATCATGCGCGACCACATCGAGGAAGCCGTCAAGGCGATCCGGGAGCAGGTGGGCGACGAGGAAGTGATTCTGGGTCTGTCGGGCGGCGTGGATTCGAGCGTTGCGGCGGCGCTGATCCATCGCGCAATTGGCGATCAACTGACGTGCGTGTTCGTCGATCACGGTCTGTTGCGTCTGAACGAAGGCAAGATGGTGATGGAAATGTTCCGGGGCCGTCTGCACGCGAAGGTCGTGCACGTCGATGCCACGGCGCAGTTCATGGGCCACCTGACGGGCGTGACGGATCCGGAACAGAAGCGCAAGATCATCGGCCGCGAGTTCGTGGAAGTGTTCCAGGCGGAAGCGAAGAAGCTGAAGAACGCGAAGTGGCTGGCGCAGGGCACGATTTATCCGGACGTGATCGAGTCGGGGGGCGCGAAGACGAAGAAGGCGACGACGATCAAGAGCCACCACAACGTGGGTGGCCTGCCGGAGACGCTGGGTCTGAAGTTGCTGGAGCCGCTGCGCGATCTGTTCAAGGACGAAGTGCGCGAACTGGGCGTGGCGCTTGGCTTGCCGCACGACATGGTCTACCGTCACCCGTTCCCGGGCCCGGGTCTGGGTGTGCGTATTCTGGGTGAAGTGAAACAGGAATACGCGGACCTGCTGCGTCGTGCCGATGCGATCTTCATCGAAGAACTGCGCAACACGGTCGAGCCGAACAGCGGCAAGACGTGGTACGAACTGACGAGCCAGGCGTTCGCGGTGTTCCTGCCGGTCAAGAGCGTGGGCGTGATGGGCGACGGCCGCACGTACGAGTGGGTTGTGGCACTGCGCGCCGTGCAGACGCAAGACTTCATGACGGCGCACTGGGCCCACCTGCCGCACGAACTGCTCGGCAAGGTCTCGAACCGCATCATCAACGAAGTGCGAGGTTTGAACCGGGTTGTCTATGACATCTCGGGCAAGCCGCCGGCGACGATTGAGTGGGAGTAA